A stretch of the Rhizobium sullae genome encodes the following:
- a CDS encoding alpha-2-macroglobulin family protein — translation MSVRSFFAIAAIALSAIAASLPATAAETKRDIQTIKDADFFGFDLRTEQNVSLEQCKTSCIGDKSCKAFTYNPKVKWCFLKSDFKTMNAFPGAIAGRIVETTAGPREPDIGAAPRLSFLSEDVIQQARDFKANLALTDTQPGQTLDSLTATARLDLTANNLASAIDAFHRALALTPDDADLWLETARAANSLGGTGSQAFGQAVLDALNAYELTRTTSKRADALAVLAASLAKNSNFRVALNAYKASLALASSREVQAAYLKLKSEQGFRITEHNIDADSATPRACVTFSESLVKTVDYAPFVTLNGQAPKALEAKDKQICVEGLVHGESYKISFRTGLPSSVDEVLEAPVSLDIYVKDRSKVVRFTGDSFVLPSSARRGIPLVSVNIEAADLKLYRIGDRGIAPLLTSSQFLTQLDGYSAQRIQDESGELVWQGSIGIANDLNKDVVTSFPVDEALPERKPGIYVLIASPTNTPDNEWDAKATQWFVVSDIGVTTYAGTDGLNVFTRSLASAKPIAGVELQLLAKNNEVLGTATTDENGRAIFTAGLLRGTAALTPAVLGARNGASDYVFLDMTRAGFDLSDRGVTGRASPGAIDVMTWTERGIYRVGETVHASALARDTDGKAIEKLPLTFIFMRPDGVEDRRIVRQSSDAGGYVIDLPIQESAMRGSWTMNVHTDPKGSPIGTRTFLVDDFAPDRTDMELKTEAKEIGPDTPATIAISGRYLYGAPAAGLTLEGDVVIKPTRESQAFSGYVFGLSDEEANEESRQAIEGLPELDENGQATTDLTVGDLPATTQLLNATVYIRMQETGGRALERSLVIPVKSEGPMIGIKPEFSGDAAENSIAGFNVIGVSADGRKQEMKGLRWKLSLLEREYQWYREGTAWKYESAFHARQVASGTVDAGLDGGKIASQVGWGRYRLEVESPDADGPVSSIEFDAGWMVEAVSTETPDGLEIALDKESYKVGETAKLKVSSRYGGELMVTAGTENLVAVQNATIGETGGEVEVPVTAEWGAGAYVTATLFRPGDAQDSHMPMRSIGIKWLKVDPEQRALQVKLDAPEKMLPRAPLNISLAVTGAGADEDAYVTVAAVDVGILNLTRYEAPNPEEWYFGQRQLGLEIRDLYGRLIDGSLGATGKLRTGGDGGAVALQGSPPTQKLVAFFSGPMKLDAAGKANVSFDIPQFNGTARVMAVAWSKDGVGHGVKDVVIRDPVVVTASLPKFLAPGDKAELRLDIANTDAPAGDFKLQLTGNEAVGIEEAAASRTIHLDAGAKSDFTLSVIGKQPGNGAVSINLSDAAGLSLDQTVDVPVRPSSLPVTERRVIALKPGAKLKIDKELLANSVLPGASVSVNVTRSAAFDIPALLMSLDRYPFGCAEQTTSRALPLLYLSELSKQNGLEDDADVKKRVQDAIFRVLSYQASAGSFGLWGPDSGDLWLDSYVTDFLTRAREEKYDVPDRALVQALENLQNALSYDVNVKTQGDEIAYAIYVLARNRKASISDLRYYADTMINDFPTPLAKAHIAAALALYGDATRSKNIFVDALQMTEDSMVHRVNLSRTDYGSILRDGAAILALAAESRPVPPVIPELAKAVGKEWDRSKWTSTQEQAWTLLAARAILSGDDSLKVDVNGALHTGAYMAKMSGDALMNNPLTLTSAMADPVSAVVTTVAAPVTPLPAGGNGFAIERSYYTLDGEPANISEARQNERYVVVLHVTETNAWPSRIVMTDLLPAGLQIDNPSLVDSAQLTNFDWIGEQTAAHTEFRDDRFVAAFNRTSDDNRDINVAYVVRAVAPGVYDHPAATVEDMYRPEYSARTATGKMEVVAAR, via the coding sequence ATGTCTGTACGCTCGTTTTTCGCAATCGCCGCTATTGCCCTTTCCGCCATCGCGGCCAGCCTTCCCGCAACAGCTGCGGAGACGAAGCGCGATATTCAGACGATCAAGGACGCCGACTTCTTCGGCTTTGATCTGCGGACGGAACAGAATGTTTCCCTTGAGCAATGCAAGACGTCCTGCATCGGCGACAAGAGCTGCAAGGCCTTCACCTATAACCCAAAGGTGAAATGGTGTTTCCTGAAGTCCGACTTCAAGACCATGAACGCCTTTCCCGGCGCGATTGCCGGCCGGATCGTCGAAACGACGGCAGGGCCGCGGGAGCCCGATATCGGTGCGGCCCCTCGTCTCAGCTTTCTATCTGAAGACGTCATCCAACAAGCGCGCGACTTCAAGGCCAATCTGGCGCTTACCGATACTCAGCCGGGCCAGACCCTCGACAGTCTGACAGCGACGGCGCGCCTTGATCTCACCGCCAACAACCTCGCAAGTGCGATCGATGCGTTTCACCGTGCGCTGGCGCTGACGCCGGACGATGCCGATCTCTGGCTGGAAACAGCCCGCGCCGCAAATTCGCTCGGCGGCACCGGCAGCCAGGCCTTCGGCCAGGCTGTTCTCGATGCGTTGAACGCCTATGAACTGACGCGCACGACCTCGAAGCGTGCCGACGCTCTTGCCGTGCTTGCGGCCTCGCTTGCCAAGAACTCCAATTTCCGCGTGGCCCTCAACGCCTATAAGGCAAGCCTTGCGCTGGCGAGCTCCAGGGAAGTCCAGGCCGCCTATCTCAAGCTCAAGTCGGAACAGGGCTTCCGCATTACCGAACACAATATCGATGCCGACAGCGCAACGCCGCGGGCCTGCGTGACTTTCTCAGAATCGCTCGTCAAGACGGTCGACTATGCACCGTTTGTGACGCTGAACGGACAAGCGCCCAAGGCGCTCGAAGCCAAGGATAAGCAGATCTGCGTCGAGGGCCTGGTTCACGGCGAGAGCTACAAGATTAGTTTCCGCACTGGCCTGCCCTCGTCCGTCGATGAAGTGCTGGAGGCACCCGTCAGCCTAGATATTTACGTCAAGGACCGCAGCAAGGTCGTGCGGTTTACTGGCGACAGTTTCGTACTGCCTTCGTCGGCGCGCCGCGGCATTCCATTGGTCAGCGTCAACATCGAAGCGGCCGACCTCAAGCTCTACCGCATTGGCGATCGCGGCATCGCGCCGCTTCTCACCAGTTCCCAATTCCTGACGCAGCTCGATGGTTATAGTGCGCAGCGCATTCAGGACGAAAGCGGCGAGCTCGTTTGGCAAGGTTCGATCGGGATCGCCAACGACCTCAACAAGGATGTCGTCACCAGCTTCCCCGTCGATGAAGCCTTGCCCGAGCGCAAGCCCGGCATCTATGTGCTGATCGCCTCTCCTACCAATACGCCGGACAATGAATGGGATGCCAAGGCGACGCAGTGGTTCGTCGTTTCCGATATCGGTGTTACCACCTATGCCGGAACCGACGGGCTCAACGTGTTTACGCGCTCGCTCGCTTCTGCCAAGCCGATCGCCGGCGTCGAGCTGCAACTGCTTGCCAAGAACAACGAGGTTCTGGGCACCGCGACGACGGATGAAAACGGCCGAGCCATCTTCACCGCCGGCCTGCTGCGCGGCACGGCAGCACTCACACCCGCCGTCTTGGGGGCCAGGAACGGAGCGTCCGACTACGTCTTCCTCGACATGACACGCGCTGGATTCGATCTGTCCGACCGCGGCGTGACGGGACGGGCCTCGCCCGGTGCGATTGATGTTATGACCTGGACCGAGCGCGGAATCTATCGGGTGGGAGAAACGGTGCATGCCTCCGCCCTTGCCCGCGATACGGATGGCAAGGCGATCGAGAAGCTGCCGCTGACCTTCATCTTCATGCGCCCTGATGGCGTCGAGGACCGGCGCATCGTCAGGCAAAGCAGCGACGCTGGCGGCTATGTGATCGACCTTCCGATCCAGGAAAGCGCCATGCGCGGCAGCTGGACGATGAACGTCCATACCGATCCCAAAGGATCGCCGATCGGCACAAGAACCTTCCTCGTCGACGATTTCGCTCCCGATCGCACCGACATGGAGCTGAAGACCGAAGCCAAGGAAATCGGTCCCGACACGCCGGCAACGATCGCTATCAGCGGCCGGTATCTCTATGGCGCACCGGCGGCCGGCCTGACGCTCGAAGGCGACGTCGTCATCAAGCCGACGCGCGAAAGCCAGGCTTTTTCGGGTTACGTCTTTGGTCTTTCTGACGAGGAGGCGAACGAGGAAAGCCGCCAGGCGATCGAAGGCCTGCCGGAACTGGACGAGAACGGCCAAGCCACGACCGATCTCACGGTCGGCGACCTTCCCGCGACCACGCAATTGCTGAACGCGACGGTCTACATCCGCATGCAGGAAACGGGTGGCCGGGCGCTGGAGCGCTCACTGGTGATCCCGGTCAAAAGCGAGGGACCGATGATCGGCATCAAGCCTGAGTTTTCGGGCGATGCAGCCGAGAACTCGATCGCCGGCTTCAACGTGATCGGCGTCTCCGCAGACGGCCGGAAGCAAGAAATGAAGGGGCTGCGCTGGAAGCTTTCGCTCCTTGAGCGCGAATACCAATGGTATCGGGAAGGCACGGCATGGAAATACGAATCCGCCTTCCACGCACGCCAGGTTGCGAGCGGCACGGTTGATGCCGGCTTGGACGGCGGCAAGATAGCGTCCCAGGTAGGCTGGGGCCGCTACCGCCTTGAAGTAGAAAGCCCGGACGCGGATGGTCCGGTATCAAGCATCGAATTCGATGCCGGCTGGATGGTGGAGGCTGTCTCGACTGAAACGCCGGACGGGCTTGAAATCGCGCTTGACAAAGAAAGTTATAAGGTCGGTGAGACGGCGAAGCTGAAGGTTTCTTCCCGTTATGGCGGAGAGCTGATGGTGACTGCCGGGACGGAAAATCTCGTCGCCGTGCAGAATGCAACGATCGGCGAGACCGGGGGCGAAGTCGAGGTCCCGGTCACCGCCGAATGGGGCGCTGGCGCCTATGTGACAGCAACGCTCTTCCGCCCGGGCGACGCCCAGGACAGCCACATGCCGATGCGCTCGATCGGCATCAAATGGCTGAAGGTCGATCCCGAGCAGCGTGCGCTGCAGGTAAAGCTCGATGCACCGGAAAAGATGCTGCCGCGCGCACCGCTGAACATCAGTCTTGCGGTGACGGGGGCTGGCGCCGATGAGGACGCTTACGTCACGGTTGCCGCCGTAGATGTCGGCATTCTCAATCTGACGCGCTACGAGGCGCCCAATCCCGAGGAGTGGTATTTCGGCCAGCGCCAGCTCGGTCTTGAAATCCGCGATCTCTATGGCCGCCTGATTGATGGTTCGCTCGGCGCGACCGGCAAGCTTAGAACCGGCGGCGACGGCGGCGCGGTGGCGCTGCAGGGCAGCCCGCCGACGCAAAAACTCGTCGCCTTCTTCTCCGGTCCGATGAAACTTGACGCCGCCGGCAAGGCGAACGTCAGCTTCGACATTCCGCAATTCAACGGCACGGCGCGTGTCATGGCCGTTGCCTGGTCGAAGGACGGGGTGGGCCACGGCGTCAAGGACGTCGTCATCCGCGATCCGGTGGTCGTCACCGCCAGCCTGCCGAAGTTCCTGGCGCCTGGCGACAAGGCGGAACTGCGCCTCGACATTGCCAATACCGATGCGCCGGCCGGCGATTTCAAACTGCAGCTGACCGGCAACGAGGCCGTCGGCATCGAGGAAGCTGCAGCTTCCCGGACGATCCATCTGGATGCCGGTGCGAAATCCGATTTCACGCTATCTGTGATCGGCAAGCAGCCCGGCAACGGCGCTGTTTCGATCAACCTCTCGGATGCTGCTGGACTGTCGCTCGATCAGACGGTTGACGTACCGGTCCGCCCATCGTCACTGCCCGTGACCGAACGGCGCGTCATCGCCCTGAAACCGGGGGCGAAACTGAAGATTGACAAGGAACTTCTGGCAAACAGCGTGCTTCCGGGCGCCTCGGTCAGCGTCAACGTCACCCGTTCGGCCGCCTTCGACATTCCCGCACTGCTGATGTCGCTCGACCGTTATCCTTTCGGCTGCGCCGAACAGACGACCAGCCGCGCGCTGCCGCTTCTTTATCTCAGCGAGCTTTCGAAACAGAACGGCCTCGAAGACGATGCAGACGTCAAGAAGCGCGTGCAGGATGCGATCTTTCGCGTACTGTCCTATCAGGCATCGGCAGGCAGCTTCGGCCTTTGGGGACCGGATTCGGGCGACCTTTGGCTCGATTCCTATGTCACGGATTTCCTGACGCGGGCGCGTGAAGAGAAGTACGACGTGCCGGATCGTGCGCTGGTGCAGGCGCTCGAGAACCTCCAGAACGCGTTAAGCTATGACGTTAACGTCAAGACGCAGGGCGATGAAATTGCTTATGCAATCTATGTTCTTGCCCGCAACAGGAAAGCCTCGATCAGCGATCTGCGCTACTACGCCGATACGATGATCAACGACTTCCCGACGCCACTTGCCAAGGCGCATATCGCCGCGGCACTTGCCCTTTACGGAGATGCGACCCGCTCGAAGAATATCTTTGTCGATGCGCTGCAGATGACCGAGGATTCAATGGTTCATCGCGTCAATCTTTCGCGTACCGACTACGGCTCGATCCTGCGCGACGGCGCAGCCATTCTGGCACTTGCCGCCGAAAGCCGCCCTGTCCCGCCGGTCATTCCAGAACTGGCAAAGGCCGTCGGCAAGGAATGGGATCGCAGCAAGTGGACGAGCACGCAGGAGCAGGCCTGGACGCTGCTTGCGGCGCGCGCGATCCTGAGCGGCGATGATTCGCTGAAGGTGGACGTCAACGGTGCGCTGCACACGGGTGCCTACATGGCGAAGATGAGCGGCGACGCGCTGATGAACAATCCGCTGACGCTGACGAGCGCCATGGCCGATCCGGTATCGGCGGTCGTGACGACCGTTGCAGCACCCGTCACGCCGCTGCCTGCCGGCGGCAACGGTTTTGCCATCGAGCGCAGCTATTACACGCTTGATGGCGAGCCGGCGAATATCAGCGAAGCGCGGCAGAACGAGCGCTACGTGGTGGTGCTGCACGTGACCGAAACCAACGCCTGGCCGTCGCGTATTGTCATGACCGATCTGCTGCCGGCCGGCCTCCAGATCGACAATCCGAGCCTGGTCGACAGCGCGCAACTCACTAATTTCGACTGGATCGGCGAACAGACGGCGGCTCATACAGAGTTCCGCGACGACCGCTTTGTTGCGGCCTTCAACCGGACGTCGGACGACAATCGTGACATCAACGTCGCCTATGTCGTGCGGGCTGTCGCCCCAGGCGTTTATGATCACCCGGCGGCGACCGTGGAGGACATGTATCGTCCCGAATATTCGGCTCGCACGGCGACCGGCAAGATGGAGGTTGTCGCAGCACGATAA
- the pbpC gene encoding penicillin-binding protein 1C codes for MRLWHKVTIGTTAGILLAGAVFFALDTADSAFPPPLDKTGAVSAEVLDADGQLLRAFATPEGRWRLKTTVADVDPQFTRMLIAYEDRRFYDHHGIDPLAIGRAGLQLITNGRIVSGASTLSMQVARLIEPRAGRSLSAKFLQMVRAVQIERRLSKEEILDLYLTHAPYGGNLEGVRAASLAYFGKEPKRLTVAQAALLVALPQLPERRRPDRNLAAAEAARKRVLERAAVADAIGEGEADRAEATLVPAARMQLPALAAHVAEAALRRKPKEREHRTTLKKQVQEGLEATAKNAAMKLGPKLSLAIVMADARSGDIVGEVGSVDYFDASRSGWIDMTRVSRSPGSTLKPFIYGLAFEQGLVSQETIIEDRPADFFGYRPRNFDMRYQGDVTVREALQLSLNVPAVRLLDAVNPARLLVRFRRAGVRPTLPPNETPGLAIGLGGVGITLKDLVQLYTALANKGEPVRIGDGVTGAPGKIDGEPLLEPVAVWNVSDILSGVVPPTGAPQRGIAYKTGTSYGYRDAWSIGYDGRYVLGVWVGRPDNGAVPGLTGYGTAAPILFEAFAKSGIANTPLSRPPSGAVRVAQSDLPVSQRRFSINASGLLSTSSREQAPQIVYPPEGAHVDLGAKSGDLSPLMLKLQGGRAPFRWLANGKPLPDLSRRRINQWMPDGAGYSKLTVIDAMGRAASVGVFID; via the coding sequence ATGCGGCTCTGGCACAAGGTCACGATTGGAACTACGGCCGGTATCCTTCTTGCCGGTGCAGTTTTCTTCGCGCTCGACACCGCCGACAGTGCTTTTCCGCCGCCGCTTGACAAGACCGGTGCGGTGTCGGCCGAAGTGCTGGATGCCGATGGTCAGCTGCTGCGGGCCTTTGCGACGCCGGAAGGCCGCTGGCGTCTGAAAACGACGGTCGCAGACGTCGACCCGCAATTCACGCGCATGCTGATCGCCTATGAGGACCGGCGCTTCTACGACCATCACGGCATCGATCCGCTGGCAATCGGGCGTGCGGGCCTGCAGCTGATCACCAACGGCCGCATCGTTTCCGGCGCCTCGACGCTTTCCATGCAGGTGGCACGGCTGATAGAACCGCGCGCGGGACGTTCGCTTTCGGCGAAATTCCTGCAAATGGTACGTGCCGTCCAGATCGAGCGGCGGCTTTCGAAGGAAGAGATCCTTGATCTCTATCTGACGCATGCGCCCTACGGCGGCAATCTGGAAGGCGTGCGCGCCGCAAGCCTTGCCTATTTCGGCAAAGAGCCGAAGCGGCTGACGGTGGCGCAGGCTGCCCTCCTCGTTGCCCTCCCTCAGCTTCCCGAGCGGCGCCGTCCCGACAGGAACCTGGCGGCGGCGGAAGCCGCGCGAAAACGCGTTCTGGAGCGCGCCGCCGTAGCCGACGCCATCGGCGAGGGAGAGGCCGACCGCGCCGAGGCGACACTCGTTCCGGCAGCGCGCATGCAGCTTCCGGCCCTTGCAGCACACGTTGCCGAAGCAGCGCTTCGCAGAAAACCGAAGGAGCGCGAGCATCGAACGACGCTCAAGAAGCAGGTGCAGGAAGGGCTCGAAGCAACGGCAAAGAATGCCGCCATGAAGCTTGGCCCGAAGCTTTCGCTGGCGATCGTGATGGCCGATGCGCGCAGCGGCGACATTGTTGGCGAAGTTGGTTCAGTGGACTATTTCGATGCCAGCCGCTCCGGCTGGATCGACATGACGCGGGTCAGCCGTTCGCCCGGCTCGACCCTGAAACCCTTCATTTACGGCCTTGCTTTCGAGCAGGGGCTGGTGAGCCAGGAAACGATCATCGAGGACCGACCGGCGGATTTCTTCGGTTACCGGCCGCGCAATTTCGACATGCGCTATCAAGGCGACGTGACGGTCCGTGAGGCATTGCAGCTTTCGTTGAACGTGCCGGCCGTCAGGCTGCTTGACGCCGTCAATCCGGCGCGGCTTCTGGTGCGCTTCCGTCGCGCCGGCGTCCGTCCCACCCTGCCACCGAACGAAACGCCGGGACTGGCGATCGGGCTCGGGGGCGTCGGCATCACATTGAAAGACCTTGTGCAGCTCTATACGGCGCTTGCCAACAAGGGCGAACCGGTTCGGATCGGCGACGGCGTGACGGGTGCGCCCGGCAAGATCGATGGCGAACCGTTGCTGGAGCCGGTCGCCGTCTGGAACGTTTCGGATATCCTTTCCGGCGTCGTCCCACCCACAGGCGCTCCGCAACGCGGCATCGCCTACAAGACGGGGACCAGCTACGGCTACCGCGACGCATGGTCGATCGGCTACGACGGGCGTTATGTGCTAGGTGTCTGGGTCGGAAGGCCGGACAATGGCGCGGTGCCGGGATTGACCGGTTACGGCACGGCAGCCCCCATCCTGTTTGAGGCTTTTGCAAAGTCGGGCATAGCGAACACGCCTCTGTCGCGCCCACCCTCCGGAGCAGTACGCGTCGCCCAGTCCGATCTGCCGGTGAGCCAGCGGCGTTTCTCGATAAATGCCAGCGGGTTGCTTTCCACCTCCAGCCGCGAACAGGCACCACAGATCGTCTATCCGCCGGAAGGTGCGCATGTCGATCTCGGGGCAAAGAGTGGTGACCTCTCGCCATTGATGTTGAAACTGCAGGGCGGCCGGGCGCCGTTCCGCTGGCTTGCAAACGGCAAGCCGCTGCCCGATCTTTCCCGCCGCCGCATCAACCAGTGGATGCCGGATGGCGCTGGTTATTCGAAACTGACGGT